The Musa acuminata AAA Group cultivar baxijiao chromosome BXJ2-2, Cavendish_Baxijiao_AAA, whole genome shotgun sequence genome has a segment encoding these proteins:
- the LOC135584620 gene encoding transcriptional corepressor SEUSS-like isoform X2: MVPSGSSNPIGGSQSVNPSLLRSNSGLLGGSQPGSIPSQTPFSSLVSPRTQFNGNSLLGNISNVSALNNSFGNGGTVSGLSMPMNLQQRGGLGGAVDTVSSEPNPLSSFTSSSGQSQGQQQQCFQNPSGSQLGPDQPQSQLDAVQNFQQQFSVPQSQQQQQQLLLLRGGFSNVGHMGPVKLEPQIGPSNQIGPSQQLQMLRGTGAVKMEPQQLQSFRSMGPVKMETQHSDPSLFLQQQQQQQQQQQILQLSRQNPQVAAAQMNLLQQQRLLQLQQQQQQQQQQQQQQQIGKAFPQQRSQLQQQLLQHNVPVRPPMRSTTYEPGMCARRLTQYMCHQQHRPQDNNIEFWRKFIAEYFAPNAKKRWCVSLYGSGRQTTGVFPQDVWHCEICNHKPGRGFETTVEVLPRLFQIKYASGTLEELLYVDMPREYQNASGQIVLDYAKAIQESVFEQLRVVRDGQLRIVFNPDLKISSWEFCARRHEELIPRRAITPQVSQLGVVVQRYQVAAQNASSGLSTQDLQNTCNSFVASARQLAKALEVPLVNDLGYTKRYVRCLQISEVVNSMKDLIDYSKQTEAGPIDCLINFPRRTSTSSGLQAEQAQQPDQQQPITQNSNHNDQGSAHAPNVPLSAGSNNVVGVDNSLTAASSTSASTIIGILHQNSTNISSSNSLAPTQSNPPLKPASGDNPTATSHNATYLSSTNSSASLSTMQQPVAQLHETDPSDSQSSVQKILQELMSSQLNGVSSLGNETKMISGVTPALSGGNCLVGNGISNDSAISGTGFTGLGGIGLSGAASGMRAAMTNNAMAMNGRIGMNHFSQDPTAINRQQQDIGNRLLDRLGAVTNFNNLQFDWKSSP; encoded by the exons ATGGTGCCGTCAGGTTCTTCGAATCCCATCGGCGGATCTCAGTCAGTGAATCCTTCCCTTCTGCGGTCGAATTCAGGGTTGCTCGGAGGATCCCAGCCTGGTTCAATCCCATCACAGACCCCTTTCTCTTCTCTGGTCTCTCCTCGCACCCAGTTCAATGGTAACAGCTTGCTTGGAAACATATCCAATGTTTCAGCCCTCAACAATTCATTTGGAAATGGAGGGACTGTTAGTGGGCTTTccatgccaatgaatctccaacagcgagGTGGTCTTGGTGGTGCAGTTGATACGGTCAGCTCCGAGCCTAATCCTCTGTCATCGTTCACGTCTTCGTCAGGCCAAAGCCAAGGGCAGCAACAACAATGCTTCCAGAACCCTTCAGGCAGCCAGCTTGGTCCAGACCAACCACAGTCTCAACTTGATGCAGTGCAGAATTTCCAGCAACAATTCTCTGTTCCTCAAagtcaacagcagcagcagcagctgctgctacTTCGAGGAGGATTTAGTAATGTGGGACACATGGGGCCTGTTAAGTTGGAGCCGCAAATTGGTCCTAGCAATCAGATTGGTCCATCACAACAGTTACAGATGTTACGCGGAACTGGTGCAGTAAAAATGGAGCCACAGCAGTTGCAATCCTTTAGAAGCATGGGTCCTGTCAAAATGGAAACTCAACATTCAGATCCTTCATTGTTtctgcagcagcaacagcagcagcaacaacagcagcagatTTTGCAGTTATCAAGGCAGAACCCTCAGGTTGCAGCTGCACAAATGAATCTCTTGCAACAGCAAAGGCTGCTGCAgttgcagcagcaacagcagcagcaacaacagcaacagcaacagcaacagatTGGCAAGGCCTTCCCTCAGCAAAGAAGCCAGTTGCAGCAGCAGCTTCTCCAGCACAATGTTCCAGTTAGGCCTCCAATGAGATCTACGACATATGAGCCGGGGATGTGTGCTCGGAGGTTAACCCAGTATATGTGCCATCAGCAGCACCGACCACAG GATAACAACATAGAATTTTGGAGGAAATTTATAGCCGAGTACTTTGCTCCTAATGCCAAGAAGAGGTGGTGTGTTTCTCTTTATGGAAGTGGCCGTCAAACTACTGGTGTTTTCCCGCAG GATGTGTGGCACTGCGAGATATGCAACCATAAGCCTGGACGTGGTTTTG AAACCACAGTTGAGGTTTTACCCAGGCTTTTCCAAATAAAATATGCTAGTGGAACCTTAGAGGAACTTCTGTATGTTGACATGCCCCGTGAGTATCAGAATGCTTCAGGTCAAATTGTATTGGATTATGCCAAGGCAATTCAGGAGAGTGTCTTCGAGCAATTGCGTGTGGTGCGTGATGGCCAACTACGGATTGTTTTTAATCCTGATCTGAAG ATTTCTTCTTGGGAGTTCTGTGCTAGGCGCCATGAGGAGCTTATTCCTCGAAGAGCTATCACTCCTCAG GTTAGTCAACTTGGTGTTGTGGTGCAGAGATATCAGGTTGCAGCTCAAAATGCATCATCAGGCTTATCCACACAGGATTTACAGAACACATGTAACTC GTTTGTAGCATCTGCTCGTCAGTTGGCTAAAGCTTTGGAAGTGCCATTGGTAAATGATTTAGGGTACACAAAAAGATATGTCCGTTGCCTTCAG ATATCTGAAGTGGTTAACAGTATGAAGGATTTGATTGATTATAGCAAACAAACTGAGGCTGGACCTATTG ATTGCCTGATTAACTTCCCTCGGAGGACTTCCACTTCGTCAGGGCTTCAAGCTGAGCAAGCCCAACAACCTGATCAACAGCAACCCATCACCCAGAATTCAAACCATAATGATCAGGGATCTGCTCATGCCCCCAATGTACCACtttccgctggcagcaataatgtTGTTGGTGTAGATAACTCACTTACTGCTGCTTCATCTACTTCTGCGTCCACCATCATTGGTATTCTCCATCAGAATTCTACGAATATCAG CTCATCAAATTCATTAGCTCCAACCCAGTCCAATCCTCCTTTGAAACCTGCTTCCGGTGACAACCCAACAGCAACCTCTCATAATGCTACTTACCTGAGCTCCACAAATTCAAGTGCAAGTTTGTCTACAATGCAACAGCCGGTTGCACAGTTGCATGAAACTGATCCAAGTGATTCACAGAGCTCTGTCCAGAAAATTTTACAGGAGTTGATGTCATCACAGCTAAATGGTGTCAGCTCCTTGGGGAACGAGACAAAGATGATTAGTGGTGTCACACCAGCTTTGAGTGGGGGAAACTGTTTAGTCGGAAATGGGATATCCAATGACTCAGCTATAAGTGGCACAGGCTTTACAGGTCTTGGTGGGATTGGTCTATCTGGTGCTGCTAGTGGAATGCGAGCAGCAATGACAAATAATGCTATGGCTATGAATGGGAGGATTGGAATGAATCACTTTTCCCAAGACCCAACAGCTATAAACCGTCAGCAGCAAGATATCGGAAATCGATTGCTGGACAGGTTAGGAGCAGTAACTAACTTCAACAATCTTCAATTTGATTGGAAGTCCTCCCCATAG
- the LOC135584620 gene encoding transcriptional corepressor SEUSS-like isoform X1: MVPSGSSNPIGGSQSVNPSLLRSNSGLLGGSQPGSIPSQTPFSSLVSPRTQFNGNSLLGNISNVSALNNSFGNGGTVSGLSMPMNLQQRGGLGGAVDTVSSEPNPLSSFTSSSGQSQGQQQQCFQNPSGSQLGPDQPQSQLDAVQNFQQQFSVPQSQQQQQQLLLLRGGFSNVGHMGPVKLEPQIGPSNQIGPSQQLQMLRGTGAVKMEPQQLQSFRSMGPVKMETQHSDPSLFLQQQQQQQQQQQILQLSRQNPQVAAAQMNLLQQQRLLQLQQQQQQQQQQQQQQQIGKAFPQQRSQLQQQLLQHNVPVRPPMRSTTYEPGMCARRLTQYMCHQQHRPQDNNIEFWRKFIAEYFAPNAKKRWCVSLYGSGRQTTGVFPQDVWHCEICNHKPGRGFETTVEVLPRLFQIKYASGTLEELLYVDMPREYQNASGQIVLDYAKAIQESVFEQLRVVRDGQLRIVFNPDLKISSWEFCARRHEELIPRRAITPQVSQLGVVVQRYQVAAQNASSGLSTQDLQNTCNSFVASARQLAKALEVPLVNDLGYTKRYVRCLQISEVVNSMKDLIDYSKQTEAGPIDCLINFPRRTSTSSGLQAEQAQQPDQQQPITQNSNHNDQGSAHAPNVPLSAGSNNVVGVDNSLTAASSTSASTIIGILHQNSTNIRQENQMNIVNNPFGGNNVQILSSSSSNSLAPTQSNPPLKPASGDNPTATSHNATYLSSTNSSASLSTMQQPVAQLHETDPSDSQSSVQKILQELMSSQLNGVSSLGNETKMISGVTPALSGGNCLVGNGISNDSAISGTGFTGLGGIGLSGAASGMRAAMTNNAMAMNGRIGMNHFSQDPTAINRQQQDIGNRLLDRLGAVTNFNNLQFDWKSSP; encoded by the exons ATGGTGCCGTCAGGTTCTTCGAATCCCATCGGCGGATCTCAGTCAGTGAATCCTTCCCTTCTGCGGTCGAATTCAGGGTTGCTCGGAGGATCCCAGCCTGGTTCAATCCCATCACAGACCCCTTTCTCTTCTCTGGTCTCTCCTCGCACCCAGTTCAATGGTAACAGCTTGCTTGGAAACATATCCAATGTTTCAGCCCTCAACAATTCATTTGGAAATGGAGGGACTGTTAGTGGGCTTTccatgccaatgaatctccaacagcgagGTGGTCTTGGTGGTGCAGTTGATACGGTCAGCTCCGAGCCTAATCCTCTGTCATCGTTCACGTCTTCGTCAGGCCAAAGCCAAGGGCAGCAACAACAATGCTTCCAGAACCCTTCAGGCAGCCAGCTTGGTCCAGACCAACCACAGTCTCAACTTGATGCAGTGCAGAATTTCCAGCAACAATTCTCTGTTCCTCAAagtcaacagcagcagcagcagctgctgctacTTCGAGGAGGATTTAGTAATGTGGGACACATGGGGCCTGTTAAGTTGGAGCCGCAAATTGGTCCTAGCAATCAGATTGGTCCATCACAACAGTTACAGATGTTACGCGGAACTGGTGCAGTAAAAATGGAGCCACAGCAGTTGCAATCCTTTAGAAGCATGGGTCCTGTCAAAATGGAAACTCAACATTCAGATCCTTCATTGTTtctgcagcagcaacagcagcagcaacaacagcagcagatTTTGCAGTTATCAAGGCAGAACCCTCAGGTTGCAGCTGCACAAATGAATCTCTTGCAACAGCAAAGGCTGCTGCAgttgcagcagcaacagcagcagcaacaacagcaacagcaacagcaacagatTGGCAAGGCCTTCCCTCAGCAAAGAAGCCAGTTGCAGCAGCAGCTTCTCCAGCACAATGTTCCAGTTAGGCCTCCAATGAGATCTACGACATATGAGCCGGGGATGTGTGCTCGGAGGTTAACCCAGTATATGTGCCATCAGCAGCACCGACCACAG GATAACAACATAGAATTTTGGAGGAAATTTATAGCCGAGTACTTTGCTCCTAATGCCAAGAAGAGGTGGTGTGTTTCTCTTTATGGAAGTGGCCGTCAAACTACTGGTGTTTTCCCGCAG GATGTGTGGCACTGCGAGATATGCAACCATAAGCCTGGACGTGGTTTTG AAACCACAGTTGAGGTTTTACCCAGGCTTTTCCAAATAAAATATGCTAGTGGAACCTTAGAGGAACTTCTGTATGTTGACATGCCCCGTGAGTATCAGAATGCTTCAGGTCAAATTGTATTGGATTATGCCAAGGCAATTCAGGAGAGTGTCTTCGAGCAATTGCGTGTGGTGCGTGATGGCCAACTACGGATTGTTTTTAATCCTGATCTGAAG ATTTCTTCTTGGGAGTTCTGTGCTAGGCGCCATGAGGAGCTTATTCCTCGAAGAGCTATCACTCCTCAG GTTAGTCAACTTGGTGTTGTGGTGCAGAGATATCAGGTTGCAGCTCAAAATGCATCATCAGGCTTATCCACACAGGATTTACAGAACACATGTAACTC GTTTGTAGCATCTGCTCGTCAGTTGGCTAAAGCTTTGGAAGTGCCATTGGTAAATGATTTAGGGTACACAAAAAGATATGTCCGTTGCCTTCAG ATATCTGAAGTGGTTAACAGTATGAAGGATTTGATTGATTATAGCAAACAAACTGAGGCTGGACCTATTG ATTGCCTGATTAACTTCCCTCGGAGGACTTCCACTTCGTCAGGGCTTCAAGCTGAGCAAGCCCAACAACCTGATCAACAGCAACCCATCACCCAGAATTCAAACCATAATGATCAGGGATCTGCTCATGCCCCCAATGTACCACtttccgctggcagcaataatgtTGTTGGTGTAGATAACTCACTTACTGCTGCTTCATCTACTTCTGCGTCCACCATCATTGGTATTCTCCATCAGAATTCTACGAATATCAGGCAAGAAAACCAGATGAATATAGTGAACAACCCTTTTGGTGGGAATAATGTTCAAATTCTGTCTTCCAGCTCATCAAATTCATTAGCTCCAACCCAGTCCAATCCTCCTTTGAAACCTGCTTCCGGTGACAACCCAACAGCAACCTCTCATAATGCTACTTACCTGAGCTCCACAAATTCAAGTGCAAGTTTGTCTACAATGCAACAGCCGGTTGCACAGTTGCATGAAACTGATCCAAGTGATTCACAGAGCTCTGTCCAGAAAATTTTACAGGAGTTGATGTCATCACAGCTAAATGGTGTCAGCTCCTTGGGGAACGAGACAAAGATGATTAGTGGTGTCACACCAGCTTTGAGTGGGGGAAACTGTTTAGTCGGAAATGGGATATCCAATGACTCAGCTATAAGTGGCACAGGCTTTACAGGTCTTGGTGGGATTGGTCTATCTGGTGCTGCTAGTGGAATGCGAGCAGCAATGACAAATAATGCTATGGCTATGAATGGGAGGATTGGAATGAATCACTTTTCCCAAGACCCAACAGCTATAAACCGTCAGCAGCAAGATATCGGAAATCGATTGCTGGACAGGTTAGGAGCAGTAACTAACTTCAACAATCTTCAATTTGATTGGAAGTCCTCCCCATAG